Proteins encoded within one genomic window of Camarhynchus parvulus chromosome 14, STF_HiC, whole genome shotgun sequence:
- the METTL22 gene encoding methyltransferase-like protein 22 yields MADLAEKEMDNPTFRSDTVLSDVHLHCPSKRHLMVRLNAVGQPVFLSYFKLLWSTEDLASGKHVREITTGREQQCRSGDELCDKDRSNVKEEGELNSKGVEALLDDDGDLEVVRRPRSASNLQAEELLRDIVCPVILMKGKEDAFEDEEQECTCSDVVKIEHTMATPLEDVGKQVWRAAFLLADYILFQRDTFRGCSVLELGGGTGITSIIMGTVAKRVYCTDVGEDLLAMCEQNVALNKHLMEPGGGEVKVKDLDWLKDEFCTDPETPYSWSEEEIADLLDHCSVIMAADVFYDDDLTDALFRTLYRITHNLRNSCTVYLALEKRLNFTLRHMDITCEAYSHFRNTLNDLENLQDGKMKYTVEHIKPDFCQFLVYERIEQLELWKIMAEHLT; encoded by the exons ATGGCAGATTTAGCAGAGAAGGAGATGGATAACCCCACGTTCAGAAGTGACACTGTGCTATCTGATGTCCACTTGCACTGCCCAAGCAAAAGGCACCTCATGGTACGACTGAATGCAGTTGGACAGCCAG TGTTCCTGTCATATTTCAAACTGCTTTGGAGCACAGAAGACTTGGCATCTGGGAAACACGTGAGAGAAATTACCACAGGAAGAGAACAGCAGTGCAGAAGTGGAGATGAGCTGTGTGACAAGGACAGAAGTAACGTGAAAGAAGAAGGAGAACTAAATAGCAAAGGAGTAGAAGCTCTGCTAGATGATGATGGAGACTTGGAAGTGGTCAGAAGGCCTAGAAGTGCCTCCAATTTGCAAGCAGAGGAACTTTTGAGGGATATAGTGTGCCCTGTGATTCTgatgaaagggaaggaagatgCTTTTGAAGATGAAGAGCAGGAGTGCACTTGCAGTGATGTTGTTAAAATAG AACACACTATGGCAACCCCCTTGGAGGACGTTGGTAAACAA GTCTGGCGTGCTGCCTTCCTTCTGGCTGATTACATTCTCTTTCAAAGGGACACGTTCAGGGgttgctctgtgctggagcttgGAGGTGGCACTGGAATTACCAGCATTATCATGGGAACAGTTGCCAAGAGAGTTTATTGCACAG ATGTTGGTGAAGATCTCCTGGCCATGTGTGAGCAAAATGTTGCATTAAACAAGCACCTGATGGAGCCAGGAG GAGGGGAAGTTAAAGTGAAAGACCTGGATTGGCTGAAAGATGAATTCTGCACTG ATCCTGAAACTCCTTATAGCTGGTCTGAAGAAGAGATTGCTGATCTGCTTGATCACTGTTCTGTGATAATGGCAGCTGATG TGTTCTATGATGATGACCTGACTGATGCCTTGTTCAGAACTCTGTATAGAATCACACACAACTTGAGAAATTCTTGCACAGTTTACTTAGCACTGGAAAAGAG GCTGAACTTCACTTTAAGACATATGGATATTACATGTGAAGCCTACAGTCACTTTAGAAATACTCTAAATGATCTGGAGAACCTCcaagatggaaaaatgaaatatacaGTGGAGCACATTAAGCCTGATTTCTGCCAGTTCCTTGTTTATGAACGGATTGAGCAGTTG GAATTGTGGAAGATCATGGCTGAACACCTAACGTGA